The genome window AATCATAAGAATAATGACCCCCCCCAAACTACCATAAGTAGCAGAAAAATTGCTGAAGTGATCTATATAATAAGCAAAAGCTAAGGATACGATCTGCCATCCAATAGTTGCAAACGTTGCTCCTACAAGAACTTCCTTGATATTAATATGGTTGTTCGGAGCAATCACATAAAGGGCTGTAAGTACAATTAAAAGGATAATGGTTGAAATAACCCACCTTAATGTATTCCATACCCTTAAAAATCCCTCGGATAGTCCTACAAAAGAAAATAAGAATACACCTATGGTTTTTCCAAAAACCGGTAACAGTAAGGCTATGGCGATAACCAAAATCATGGCTATTGTTAATACGATGGCAACAAGTCTGGCCACTATAAAGGAACGGTTCTCCCCTACGTCATATGCATGGTTAAAAGATCTAATTAGTGCATTAATCCCATTAGAAGCCGACCACAATGTACCAACAATCCCGATCGAGAGTAATCCTGTATTTTGATTATTAAGTAGTTCTCCTAAATTCTCATCTATAAGCTCTAAGGTTTGAGGTGGTGCGAATTGATCTATTAATCCAAAAAGACTTTCCTGGTTTATAGGCAAATATCCGAGTAAAGTTATTAAAAATACAAGAAAAGGGAAAAGTGATAATAAGAGAAAATAAGATAATTGCGCCGCCAAAGCAGGGATTTCATGCTGCGTAAAACGCCGAAATAATTCTTTTGTAAAATCAATCGATTGTTTCACCATTAACCATCTCCATTTCTCACATATCC of Bacillaceae bacterium S4-13-56 contains these proteins:
- a CDS encoding YihY/virulence factor BrkB family protein, which gives rise to MVKQSIDFTKELFRRFTQHEIPALAAQLSYFLLLSLFPFLVFLITLLGYLPINQESLFGLIDQFAPPQTLELIDENLGELLNNQNTGLLSIGIVGTLWSASNGINALIRSFNHAYDVGENRSFIVARLVAIVLTIAMILVIAIALLLPVFGKTIGVFLFSFVGLSEGFLRVWNTLRWVISTIILLIVLTALYVIAPNNHINIKEVLVGATFATIGWQIVSLAFAYYIDHFSNFSATYGSLGGVIILMIWFYLSGMIIIIGGELNAMIKEYRKNGTYTPVG